From a region of the Acidobacteriota bacterium genome:
- a CDS encoding GNAT family N-acetyltransferase, with protein MSEIRNLTEEHFSEFVRISTEAYPGTRVFTPEGRERAKEVLKKWLKDTRRTLYGAFRNDTLAGVISLHDFMMNVRGAKVLAGGAGSLAVELAHKKQHVARDLMEFYLDHYYEMGAPMAVLWPFRPDFYRRMGFGIGAKMHQYRFKPESLPVAQPGEHVRFLKPEDIPALNDCHSRLCERRTGMVEESQIGWENQFELRPNLRCVCYEDAGRIQGYLIYRFRSNNPDNFLDNDIIVDILLYESRQVLAELLTFLRIQGDQVNRVVLSTPDDDFYVLLEDPRNGSGNLSRPVFHECHVSGVGIMYRVLNVRKMFELLADHDFGGVSVSLRLSLTDIFFPRNAGSLILCVTEGRLAVADSGPCEVDVAMDIADFSSLFMGAVGFRSLLTYGLAEISDAGYADTVHRLFATEDKPLCLADF; from the coding sequence GTGAGCGAAATCAGGAACCTGACCGAGGAGCACTTCAGCGAGTTTGTGCGTATCTCCACCGAGGCTTACCCGGGGACGCGGGTCTTTACGCCGGAAGGCCGCGAACGGGCCAAAGAGGTCCTCAAAAAGTGGTTAAAGGACACGCGCCGAACGCTGTACGGCGCTTTCCGCAACGACACCCTGGCGGGCGTGATCAGTCTGCATGACTTCATGATGAACGTTCGCGGTGCAAAGGTCCTTGCCGGCGGGGCTGGGTCCCTGGCCGTGGAATTGGCGCACAAGAAGCAGCACGTCGCCCGGGACCTCATGGAATTCTATCTCGATCACTATTACGAGATGGGCGCGCCGATGGCCGTCCTCTGGCCCTTCCGCCCTGACTTCTATCGCCGGATGGGTTTCGGTATCGGCGCCAAGATGCACCAGTACCGGTTCAAGCCGGAGAGCCTGCCCGTCGCGCAGCCGGGGGAACACGTCCGGTTTCTCAAGCCTGAGGATATCCCGGCGCTCAACGATTGTCACAGCCGTCTCTGCGAGCGGCGCACCGGCATGGTTGAGGAATCACAGATCGGCTGGGAAAACCAGTTCGAACTGCGCCCGAATCTCCGGTGTGTCTGCTACGAAGACGCCGGCAGGATTCAGGGATATCTTATTTACCGATTCCGATCCAATAACCCCGACAACTTCCTGGACAACGATATCATTGTTGACATCCTGCTGTACGAGTCCCGCCAGGTGCTGGCCGAATTGCTGACTTTCCTTCGAATCCAGGGTGACCAGGTGAACCGCGTCGTTCTCAGCACGCCCGATGACGACTTCTACGTGCTTCTGGAGGATCCCCGCAACGGCTCCGGCAACCTGTCCAGGCCAGTGTTCCATGAGTGCCACGTCTCCGGAGTCGGGATCATGTACCGCGTACTGAACGTCCGGAAAATGTTTGAGCTTCTCGCCGACCACGACTTCGGCGGTGTGTCGGTCAGCCTCAGGCTCAGCCTGACGGATATTTTCTTTCCCAGGAACGCCGGATCGCTTATACTGTGCGTAACGGAGGGCCGGCTGGCCGTCGCGGATTCCGGACCGTGCGAGGTCGATGTCGCCATGGATATCGCGGACTTCTCGTCCCTGTTCATGGGAGCGGTGGGCTTTCGGTCCCTGCTGACCTACGGCCTGGCCGAGATCTCTGATGCTGGCTATGCCGATACGGTCCATCGCCTGTTCGCAACCGAAGACAAACCGCTCTGTCTGGCTGACTTTTAG
- a CDS encoding FtsX-like permease family protein, translating to MSFESYIARRYFSSGRYFISVSTWITIVGVTLGVAVVCFVMSMHNGFEAEIRSRLLGTTSHISVFPLGDPYITDYRQVVRQLETADGVLAASPFIYSKAAIQSASTGDGIIVRGIDPDLERRTANIADDIKLGTYTFEEKVINGDTLPGIILGRGLAGRLGVFIAQPVVLYSMSGEDLQRNSRPRVKKFYVSALFETGMFEFDGQQAYISLTDAQELFRVGDAVTAVHLKLTDIYRASELAPVIDSLLGFQYDIVPWNVLHQNLFSWIAFEKKILFLGFILIVIVAAFSIISTLVMLTMEKRAEIGILKTLGTTPRSVRRIFVYKGLLIALLGMLGGWGLALLAAYVQNRFRLISLPADIYFISYLPIETHLVDFVLAGLATFLICYLAALYPAGQAARLSVIEVLRE from the coding sequence GTGAGTTTTGAAAGCTACATTGCGCGGCGGTATTTTAGTTCCGGGAGATACTTTATATCCGTCTCGACCTGGATTACGATAGTCGGCGTGACCCTTGGGGTCGCCGTGGTGTGCTTTGTCATGTCCATGCACAACGGGTTTGAGGCGGAGATAAGGTCCCGTCTTCTCGGGACAACGTCACACATCTCGGTGTTCCCCCTCGGTGATCCGTACATTACGGACTACCGGCAAGTCGTTCGACAGTTGGAGACGGCCGACGGCGTACTGGCGGCCTCTCCCTTTATTTACTCCAAGGCGGCGATTCAATCGGCCTCGACCGGAGACGGCATTATTGTGCGGGGCATTGACCCGGACCTGGAGCGCCGTACGGCCAACATCGCCGACGATATCAAGCTCGGCACCTACACCTTCGAAGAGAAGGTCATCAACGGTGATACCCTGCCCGGGATCATACTCGGCCGGGGCCTGGCCGGCCGGCTGGGTGTCTTTATCGCCCAGCCCGTGGTGCTTTATTCCATGAGCGGCGAGGATCTGCAAAGGAACAGCCGCCCCCGTGTAAAGAAGTTTTACGTTTCCGCGCTCTTTGAAACCGGCATGTTCGAGTTTGACGGCCAGCAGGCATACATTTCACTGACCGACGCGCAGGAGCTGTTCCGCGTGGGTGATGCCGTGACTGCGGTTCACCTGAAGCTTACGGACATCTACCGGGCGAGCGAACTGGCCCCCGTCATCGATTCGTTGCTCGGGTTTCAATACGACATCGTGCCCTGGAACGTTCTGCATCAGAACCTCTTCTCCTGGATCGCCTTCGAAAAAAAGATTCTCTTTCTGGGGTTTATTTTGATTGTCATTGTCGCCGCCTTCTCAATTATCTCCACCCTGGTCATGCTGACCATGGAGAAGCGGGCGGAGATCGGAATACTCAAGACCCTGGGCACGACTCCCCGGTCGGTGCGGCGGATTTTCGTTTACAAGGGGCTTTTGATAGCCCTCCTGGGAATGCTGGGAGGCTGGGGCCTCGCCCTGCTGGCGGCCTACGTTCAGAACCGGTTCCGGCTTATCTCTCTGCCGGCGGACATTTACTTCATCAGCTACCTGCCGATCGAGACCCACCTGGTCGATTTCGTTCTGGCCGGGTTAGCCACGTTCCTTATCTGCTACCTGGCGGCTTTGTACCCCGCCGGTCAGGCGGCGCGGCTGTCGGTGATAGAGGTACTCAGGGAGTGA
- a CDS encoding ABC transporter ATP-binding protein translates to MGYAQRLNMERTDPILSAEDIHREFKTTDGILPVLKGITLEVKRGQMAVVTGASGVGKSTLLHILGGLDRPTEGSVRIGNVSFGGKSEEVLARFRNENVGFVFQHHYLLEDFSALENVMIPLLLAGYARSEACRRGEQLLQDVGLIDRKSHRPRELSGGERQRVAVARALANDPEIVLADEPSGNLDSATGRVLHELLCRLNVEKATSLLIATHNRELADMCEREFRMVDGRLAE, encoded by the coding sequence ATGGGATATGCTCAGCGACTGAACATGGAACGTACTGACCCCATTCTGTCCGCCGAGGACATACACCGTGAGTTTAAAACCACCGATGGGATTCTCCCGGTGCTCAAGGGGATCACGCTGGAGGTGAAAAGGGGACAAATGGCCGTGGTGACCGGGGCCTCCGGGGTGGGGAAATCCACCCTCCTTCACATCCTCGGCGGCCTGGACCGGCCGACAGAGGGCTCGGTCCGAATCGGCAACGTCTCGTTTGGCGGGAAGTCCGAAGAGGTGCTGGCCAGATTCCGCAACGAAAACGTCGGTTTTGTGTTTCAGCACCACTATCTTCTGGAGGATTTCAGTGCCCTTGAGAACGTGATGATTCCCTTGCTTCTGGCCGGTTACGCGCGGTCCGAGGCCTGCCGCAGAGGGGAACAACTACTGCAAGACGTAGGTTTAATAGATAGAAAGTCGCATCGTCCGCGGGAGTTGTCGGGTGGTGAGCGACAGCGGGTAGCGGTAGCGCGTGCGCTGGCCAATGACCCCGAGATCGTTCTGGCTGATGAGCCCTCGGGAAACCTTGACAGTGCCACCGGCCGCGTTCTGCACGAGCTGCTGTGCCGACTCAACGTCGAGAAAGCGACGAGCCTTCTGATTGCCACCCACAACCGTGAACTGGCCGACATGTGCGAGCGGGAATTCAGGATGGTGGACGGGCGGCTGGCCGAGTGA